The genomic region GCGACAGCTCTGAGCACTTTCAAGCCAGTTTtaagtcttatgatatttatcttacagaaaaaaaaaatcgcgaAAAGTAATTAGATTTTAGTTCAAATttagtggttaacacgaaacaattcgcgaacgttaacaggttatcttacggcagttttTTGCCACCATAGGAATCGTATGAAAATATAGCAGCGTTTTATTTCAGGTCTCAATAAGCTTCTCCCACATACGTGATATTGTTCTGGAGGGTCGTTTCGGGGATGATGGTATATTTGGAGCAGAAGCCGCAGGTTTCCCGACAGTTGTGGGACGTCCACGCCTTGTATTGTTGGTTCAAGCACACATCCGCTCCGTATTCCGCGCAGTTGACCAAGTCAGCACAGACAGCTGTGGTAAGACAAAAATCACATATATAGTTCAGTTGTTCGACACATGGATACGCAATACTtcgcattaaagctgcactctcacagatttaccgttatgacaacttttatatgtcttcgaatgagccaattttttgcgtaaatatttgaaaacaagttatataagactgttgacaaaaagataagatcgcagtttttgatatttccatatgttttattgctaaaagctTTACTTACGCTTTAATaacaatgcataaaacatcattttttgaacataaatatgaaaacatgcgatctgatttttgtcagcagtctgatatCACTGctgtccatgcattttcgcaaaaattgcctcgttccaagacaaacaataaaaacagtggtcaaaactttcaatctgtgagcgTGAGCTTTAAGTCATTACATGTTTTTGGTGAACTAAATAAAATCCTTTGTGAAGTCCCGACAGACGGTCAGTCGAACGATGTGCAGTTGATAACAGTGAACAGCTGTGATGGAAAGTTAgataacatttgtattttggATGGTTTCATAAATTACCCTtatctttttacaaaattaaaatgatcaaattcTAAACATAGAAactcttttttcttttcttaacaTTCGGACCCCGTTGGTTCGAAGtcgcttggctcaattttcTGGTTGGTTCGAAGTTCGAGCCTGGGAAATTTACAGAATTTACATACAGAAGGCAAGCATTCCCGCTTAGCTCGAAATTTCCCAGGCTCGAACtatttcgccggtccctgggagttcgagccaacgggttcgAAAGTAATGTATTAACAACGGAATGACGCTGAGCAGTCTCATGACGAAATGagccttaaaaataaaagacgTCGGTATGGAttacaatatatgtttaataaattattccAGTCCCTTACATGTATCGGTCTGACGAGTGGGAGCTATCTGGGTGACAGGATGAGGTGAATCAGTGGGGAGAGTGCCGCCTCCTGAAAATCATTGAATAGCAAGAAGTCGTGCAACTATTTGGATGTTACTGTTAAAATGATGAAAGGGGAGTTTTTGAATAACGCACGAACCAGAAAACATCCAAACTGATTTTAAAACGAAAATTGTCCAAGAACTAAATTTGCTACAATAAAACATCATGTTGctgaaatgttattgtttttaattatatcacattaaataaaatggtcaaaaaggttatacatgtatctaataagtggtaaaataaCTGGAGTGTGTTATCGGTCAAAGCTTGCCTGAAACATCACATTGTTCGCGACCAGTGGACCACTACACAATAGCTTACCACAGAACGCACAATATTTAGGACAGTGTTCATTAGCCCAGTTGAAAAGACTAGTTGTCGTGCATATGTATACTCCGTAATTCGAACATTCCACCGTATCTACACAGGGGGCCGGAGTGGTTGGAGGACCTGGAACATCAAAATACACACCCATTGTTTATTGGTCCCCATGGTTTTCGATTAGTACAAATATCATGCGTGAAACAGTTAAAGTGTATCCGAAACCGGATTTTCGACGTTTTTGAGATTATGGATAATTTTGGTCTAAAGTGATGACTATTGATCACGAATCATTTTATCGCTCTTGTGGAATTCGTATCAGACCCAAGGAGCAACATATCAACATGATGAAGATAGATCGTAAGCTCATATCATCATGTatgatgtaaacatttaatataatattaaattacacAGTCATTATTACCAAAAGGTAATGACAACCAATCTAACCTTTGCAAAAGTAAATACATAAGCACAGATTCATTAATACCAAAAGGTAATAATTACCAAACTAACCTTTGCAAACTATAATACAGAATTACACATTCATTAATACCTAAAGATATGAAAACCAAACTAACCTTTGCAAACTATAATACAGAATTGCACATTCATTAATACCTAAAGATATGAAAACCAAACTAACCTTTGCAAACTATAATACAGAATTACACATTCATTAATACCTAAAGATATGAAAACCAAACTAACCTTTGCAAACTATAATACAGAATTACACATTCATTAATACCTAAAGATATGAAAACCAAACTAACTTTTGCAAAGGTTAATACAGAATTACACATTCATTAATACCTAAAGATATGAAATCAAACTAACTTTTGCAAAGGTTAATACAGAATTACACATTCATTAATACCTAAAGATATGAAAACCAAACTAACCTTTGCAAAGGTTAATACAGAATTACACATTCATTGATACCTAAAGATATGAAAACCAAACTAACTTTTGCAAAGGTTAATACAGAATTACACATTCATTAATACCTAAAGATATGAAAACCAAACTAACTTTTGCAAAGGTTAATACAGAATTACACATTCATTAATACCTAAAGATATGAAAACCAAACTAACTTTTGCAAAGGTTAATACAGAATTACACATTCATTAATACCTAAAGATATGAAAACCAAACTAACTTTTGCAAAGGTTAATACAGAATTACACATTCATTAATACCTAAAGATATGAAAACCAAACTAACTTTTGCAAAGGTTAATACAGAATTACACATTCATTAATACCTAAAGATATGAAAACCAAACTAACTTTTGCAAAGGTTAATACAGAATTACACATTCATTAATACCTAAAGATATGAAAACCAAACTAACCTTTGCAAAGGTTAATACAGAATTACACACCTTTAATTATAGATTATAACAACCAAACTAAACATTGCAAAAGATAATTACAGTATTACACAATCTTTCATACCAAAAGAGTATTACAACCACACTAACCTTTGAAGAAGTTAATACAGAATTACAGGTTAATTAATACCGAAAGAGTATTACAACCAAACTAACCTTTGAAGAATTTAATACAGAATTACAGGTTCATTAATACCGAGAGATCATGACATCCAAAACTAACCTTGGCAAAAGCCGCAGAAGAGGCGACAGTTTTTTGCCATATATGGGTGATAATCCTTGCAGTCGTCCTGTCCGTATCTTGAACAGGCTTCAACATCAAAGCAGTCACTCGAGTTTGTTGTCACGGGGGGCATTGTGACGATGCGCGAGGGTGGGGTAACAATCACCACTGGTAGTGTTAAACAAATGCTTCGTTAAGTATGTTAGTggtgaaacaaaaatgaaagaaCTATAAAAATGCAGACAGAAGCGTTATTTGGGCATATAAAATCCACAGTATTGACCGTTTAAAAAACGATCAAGGGCGTTGTTGTTGTAAGAAGCTACTTTTGGTTTAACATCGGTTTTACGAACTGtgtatttcttgtaaaagtttcaaattttgaaaCTAACCAAACCCCATCCCCGTTGGTttgttccatccgaaaactcgTTTACTTTGAAAAGACAACATGGTGAACAGTGATCCAACACGTGTGTtgaaaaaagcatttatttaaattaggCAAACGACCATCTGTGGTATTATTGTTTAGAAggaaatacagaaataatggTTCCATGCAGAAGCTCCATCATGTTGTTGAAGCTgtacacaaaacaacattcaatcAAACTTTTCGAAACAGGTTTTCAAACCGCCGAAAACCATGAAACCTAAACTGAAACCAGTTTGGTGTCAACAAAAACACCCTATGTAAAGCAATATGTTGAAGTCTGTTAAGCTTTACGTTCATTGAGATGTATTAATACCAATTTCAAAGTCAACGACTTAACGAAAGACAAGGTGGTAtgattaagtttaaaaacatgCACTATATCTACTCACGACCACATGCAACCGTAGCCACAACTTTTTCCAGGGTCTTGAGGGCTTCAAAGTCGCCTACTTGGTAAACAAGGCTTTTATTCATGTTATCCGTTGAGGCTAGTCCCTCCAGTTCGTCGGAATCCGTTTCATTTCCGATTCCAATTGCAATCAACGTCACATTGTCACTTTCCTTAGCTAATTGTGCCTATAAAAAGAGCACGGGACTAGAAATGGCTTCCTCGGTTTCTATTCTGTTTGGGTGGTGATGAACAATTTAGATATGTTGTTGAATGCAAGTAATCCGAACgcataaacttttttttcaaagcatGAACATATAAGTAAgaatttaattgaaactgtGCATTGAAATAACATTCATATCGGTTACATATGActaaaattttaataatgttccTATATATCTTAAAGtaaattgaccaatttgcatgaaatataactttgatTTCTAGCGTTCAACGACCCCCAACACCATATATGAGGAGAAAGCTCCACTTGTGTACTTAACGGTTAACATTTTTCCtcagaaatataaaattggtttaacgtaaccactgtgtatttgttaaaatggcAGCATCCAGTGTCCGAGGACCAACAATGTggtaaaaatgataacaataaaaagaaGATCAAGCAGATTTCAGCATGTCCAGCATCATTTTAAAGCACAtaccattcagcttcaaaacctattAAATatcgaaaaggttctatctgcttctttatttaatgtcacttagacccttttcgcattcacccctcgatatggAAGGTAGCCAATGGTGTGAGATGACATagccatgctttgattcacttaAAGAAATTAGGCATGTAACAATACGTAggcacttccgaattggtgtaGTTTTCCCCATAACATCACATACCTGTCGTAGAGTATTTTTTGGGTCCCGTGAGTAGCCATCAGTGATCACAATCGCTATGTTGGGGTCGTTTGTCCGTTCGTTTGTGAATCCTTCTTGGCGCAGCATTTCCATGGCCGCCGCTATAATTTAATATCCATAAGTATTACACGTGAAATCTGAGGATAATCCATGAcactatttatatgtaaaagTGTTGATTGCAATTGCAATGAAGTACTCTTATTTGCTTCATAACTATCAATTAGGCTTcttataaaacatcatttgttaaagtgacactcttattcaaaatcaatacatacacatgtataacaaacataaattttgaatgataaaccttaaacttacttaaaactgcatttatggaaaatattaactagtGAAACAAGAttgtagaaataccgtattttatgcgcatttctttcaaataaaactcgatatccttcataaaaacaattgtttgcgacatttatttatcctttttggaaaaGTAAAGCAATATTAATAATTGCGGTAaattatttgggagtaagagtacatctttaacaCAAAAGAAATCTAAAGTATTTTAATAGCTGTCTCTCTTTAGTTGAATCTGTTCCTGACAGCAATAAAAAGTTCAACAGTGTTGACAATTAAGAATCACAAATTTAACGTAACCAAAGGGCAAGAACAGTAAGGACATTAGGTACGTTTAATCACTTTTCCTACGCTTGTGGTTACCTGTATCAGTGCTTCCTTGTGTGTAGGGTATTCTGTCAACAGCCGCCAAGATGTCGGCTTTAGTGCTGTAGGACGTCAAATTGAACTGGAGCGTAGGCGCGGTGCTGAAGGTGATGACGCCAATACGAGTGTACTGGCTCCCGATATCGAACACGTTTATCGTCTCCTTTATGAAGTTCTTAACCTTCAAGAAGTTTTCGCCCCCCACACTTCCAGATGTATCAACGACAAATACAACATCAGCTACCTTGGCGACGCAAGCTGCAGAAGAAACACCATGTATTGGCGTTGTGGATTGCGTTATTTGTGGAAGCAAAGTTAGAAAATagcatttcattaaaagaaaagaaagtttAAAGACTGACGTAAGGTCTGCCATGTTAGTCCTTGTGTAAGAGATAAATGATTACGAATAAACTTTTCAGGTGGTCATGGCTTTGCGATGACCTTATCGAGTCGACATAGTATTGCAATGACCTCAAATGGACATAAATAAATTGTGATGGTACTTAAGCTTCTGTTGGACTAAGTACACGATAACACTTACGCGGTGCTGTCGGCAACgtggttctaaaaataaatacaatgaatgATGTTATTTATAGACAGATTGACGAGTGACATAACAAGTCATGTGGTCATTGCCAGCCAGCAAGttattgattggttgatttcaCAGTGAAATCAAGCCACCGACCAATGGCATACTGGATGGcttttttgcataattatgaatacatataagcaaaaacatttaatatgtctTACTGCAGTGTACTTCTTCTTAAACTCGAATTTATCAAAGAATGCGCATTGCGATCTTTTAagagtttttttattgatgGTTTAATTATTTCTACATAGAAACCTAAATTAAGTATAGGCAAAATCtttgattttatcaaataatgattattattgcATTCGGTAATTTGTAACGCTTTTACCCAGTTGTTGTTGACGCTGGTGTagtagtggttgtggtggtggttgtggtgatgatggGTGGATCTTGCGTCGTCCTAGTGGTAGTCGATAGTACTATTGTTGGTAtgggtgttgttgttgttgttgtagttgtcgTGGGTAGTAGTTGTGGTGCTGtaataaacacaaacactttAGGTGGAAATTTCTTATTAACCAATGCCTATTCTAGAAACAAAACTCTCGGAATAATTAATGTTCGTTTTACTTTCATTGGCTTCTGGCTTATAACTTTAATACCAAGTGAATTTCTTGTGTTATGTACAAATATGCAGACTTGCCCTCTAACGAAGGCAGCGGAACTTAACATGAAATAGTACAATGGCTCTGATACAGCAAGAAAGAGAATAAGAACCAACACATACCCTCACACGTTGATTTGGCAACAGCGTTCTCAATGCTAGACAACTGGGTGAAGTTTGATACAAAGTATACGAAATTGCTGTCTGGATCGCTTGATATGTAATTCAGTTCTGACATTTGAACCTCACTCCCCACTCCTGCAAGCAATAGTCGATACAGCATTTGTTTAAAAGGCTCGTAACCAAAATTAACAGTGTCCTTTACACTCCTGGTAGAAATACTTGGTAAGCTTTAAAGGATCGTACAAACttaataatatctaaaatataaatgaacgtatatgaacgtatttgtgtttaataacaCGTTGAGTTTccaaagaaatacatgtagtacaacTTCGAATTATTATATTCATACCTATAGCAAAAACGCCAATGCCCTGCTGTTTAACTTTGTCTGCAGCTATTTTTGTCAGATCAGGTGCGCTTGAGTATCCGTCGGTGACCACAATGGCAAGGTCGGGTGCCCCCTTTCTGTCACCCTCCAGCCCATGAGCTAATAGATAGTCGAACGCCTTGTCCGTTTCTGTATTACCTATTATACAAAGTAATGTTATTATATGTATGCGAAATAAAGGAAAGGGCCAATGCAGAAAAGTATTGCCAAATTtgtaatacagtcgaaaccccttggctcgaactcgtttggctcgaaatcctcgttggctcgtactagatgtaaaggaccgattacTTTTTACTGAAAGTAAACCATCCCGCTTGGCATGATTTTTctgaggctcgaagtattttcgccgaTCTCTAGGAGTTCGGGCCAACGGGGTTTCtgggagttcgagtcaacggggttcgactgtagttaattttaaaatagataTGTGACCACCGGCCATTGCCCAATTCTAACTCAAATTCTAATTGCGAGCATATATGGTTGGACATACCATAATGTGTCGGATAAGTGTATGATCATTTAACCACTGTCTGTCTATCACCagagaggtcgtgggttcgagtcCCTTCAACGCAACGCTTCATTGCTTCTCAGTAATGACTCTTTTCTAATATTTCACTGGAGACGGACCCAAAACGGAGTACTATCAGCTAGTAGCTGTcttcaaaattgatataaactATCGATGTATCCGACGTAAATTGATAGCACCTATCGAGGTATCCGAGGTAAATGGATATCGATTATCGAGGTATCCGATGTAAATGGATATCGACTATCGAGGTATCCGAGGTAAATGGATATCAACTATCGAAGTATCCGGTTTACACGGATATCGACTATCAGGGTATCCGATGTAAATGGATATCAACTATCGAGGTATCTGATGTGAATAGATATCGACTATCGAGGTATCCGAGGTAAATGGGTATCAACTATCGAGGTATCCGATGTACATGGATATCTACTATCGAGGTATCTGATGTTAAGAGATATCGACTATCGAGGTATCTGAGGTAAATGGGTATCAACTATCGAAGTATCCGATAAACATGGATATCTACAATCGAGGTATacgatgtacatgtatatcagctATCGAGGTATCCGATGTACATTGATATCAACTATCGAGGTATCCGATGAACATGAATATCAACTATCGAGGTATCCGATGTACATGGATATCAGCTATTGAGGTATCCGATGTTAATGGATATCAACTATCGAGGTATCCGaggtaaataaatatcaactaTCGAGGTATCCGATGTTAACGGATATCGACTATCGATATATCCGAGGTTAATGGATATCGACTATCGAGGTATGTAAGCCTATCGTGGTTTATTATCATATACCTGGGTAATAAGGGATTTGATTGATTGCGTTGATTAGGGCTTGCTTGTCTGTGAACGCGTCCAAACTCAGCCTTCTCACTGGGTAGTTGCTGAAGGTAATCACCGCGACCTTTGTCAGGTCTGAGCCAATATCCAAGAAATCCACGATGTCGATGACAAAAGTTCTCATGAGCTCCCAGTTCTTTACCCCTACGCTACCAGACTGGTCCAATATGAACACTATGTCGGCTATGGTTTGATTACACTCAGCtgaaatatataacttttcaGTAATCATCGTGT from Mya arenaria isolate MELC-2E11 chromosome 3, ASM2691426v1 harbors:
- the LOC128229421 gene encoding collagen alpha-4(VI) chain-like, which translates into the protein MYAIGILVFVTVAVFHQASATLPECDGSQYDLVFVLDSSSSVGEQNFTVMKDFVNDVIENLDIGPSKTRIGLITFSRYPILRIALNSYGDKTLLKAAVDNVPYVQGATETDAAIELLVHVGFAASRSDVPNIAIVVTDGHSINHNQTVDAANDAKQRGITMFAIGIGTYINPDELEAIASVPVDRYMYVVSNFNALTRSVAGITARTCNETAKPASTPAPTVVTSSFNASTDAKAECNQTIADIVFILDQSGSVGVKNWELMRTFVIDIVDFLDIGSDLTKVAVITFSNYPVRRLSLDAFTDKQALINAINQIPYYPGNTETDKAFDYLLAHGLEGDRKGAPDLAIVVTDGYSSAPDLTKIAADKVKQQGIGVFAIGVGSEVQMSELNYISSDPDSNFVYFVSNFTQLSSIENAVAKSTCEAPQLLPTTTTTTTTTPIPTIVLSTTTRTTQDPPIITTTTTTTTTTPASTTTGTTLPTAPPCVAKVADVVFVVDTSGSVGGENFLKVKNFIKETINVFDIGSQYTRIGVITFSTAPTLQFNLTSYSTKADILAAVDRIPYTQGSTDTAAAMEMLRQEGFTNERTNDPNIAIVITDGYSRDPKNTLRQAQLAKESDNVTLIAIGIGNETDSDELEGLASTDNMNKSLVYQVGDFEALKTLEKVVATVACGLVIVTPPSRIVTMPPVTTNSSDCFDVEACSRYGQDDCKDYHPYMAKNCRLFCGFCQGPPTTPAPCVDTVECSNYGVYICTTTSLFNWANEHCPKYCAFCGGGTLPTDSPHPVTQIAPTRQTDTSVCADLVNCAEYGADVCLNQQYKAWTSHNCRETCGFCSKYTIIPETTLQNNITCPAWKLPIGCTLDISSDATFCPMPQCPNGFTLSALGGRQP